One genomic segment of Candidatus Baltobacteraceae bacterium includes these proteins:
- the rnc gene encoding ribonuclease III — translation MAGENRRRRLRGLLARAGVRVAGDLALIEQAFVHESHAKERGARSNERMEFLGDSVLGFITAGWLFERFPEESEGRLTVRKAAIVNDAQLAHSARRLGFPELLELGTGMRNAGGAENSSILADAFEAFVAALALRYGIEKARTFVIREHVEQLEHTPEALLDPKTRLQHYAQEHLSATPVYRDRSRGTPQQPHFSSSVQVKGKTLGTGSGPSKKAAQQAAAEAALASLFSD, via the coding sequence ATGGCCGGCGAGAATCGCAGACGGCGTCTGCGGGGGCTGCTGGCCCGCGCCGGCGTTCGCGTGGCCGGCGATCTGGCGCTGATCGAGCAGGCCTTCGTGCATGAGAGCCACGCCAAAGAGCGCGGCGCTCGGTCGAACGAACGGATGGAATTCCTCGGCGATTCGGTGCTCGGATTCATCACCGCGGGGTGGTTGTTCGAACGTTTCCCCGAGGAATCCGAGGGCCGGCTCACCGTGCGCAAGGCCGCAATCGTCAATGACGCGCAGCTTGCGCACTCGGCGCGCCGGCTCGGTTTCCCGGAGCTGCTCGAGTTGGGGACGGGGATGCGTAACGCGGGCGGAGCCGAGAACAGCTCGATTCTCGCCGATGCGTTCGAGGCGTTCGTGGCGGCGCTGGCGCTGCGGTACGGCATCGAGAAGGCTCGAACGTTCGTGATCCGCGAGCACGTCGAACAGCTCGAGCATACGCCGGAGGCCTTACTCGACCCCAAAACGCGCCTGCAGCACTACGCGCAGGAGCACCTCTCGGCAACACCCGTGTACCGCGACCGCAGCCGCGGCACACCGCAGCAGCCGCACTTCTCCTCGAGCGTGCAGGTCAAGGGAAAGACGTTGGGAACCGGCAGCGGTCCATCGAAGAAAGCTGCACAGCAAGCCGCGGCAGAAGCGGCTCTAGCCTCTCTTTTCTCGGATTAG